The Nitrospira tepida genome includes a window with the following:
- a CDS encoding c-type cytochrome: protein MSRSRRFFRDRHMVLACCALMLIGFGPPVWSADEDVLKPRVPPDQIEQARTWVNPFPATADNIEKGKALFHGKAFCVTCHGRDGTGLGDIPGLRGKLPRNFTDRVWQKTRTDGELFWILRNGSPGTDMAPFIPLVLTEEEAWQVLLYVRSFGRPSD, encoded by the coding sequence GTGAGCCGCTCACGACGCTTCTTCCGCGACAGGCACATGGTCCTCGCCTGCTGCGCCCTGATGCTGATTGGATTCGGGCCGCCGGTCTGGTCTGCCGATGAAGATGTGCTCAAGCCTCGGGTTCCTCCCGATCAGATCGAGCAGGCGCGAACCTGGGTGAATCCGTTTCCGGCCACGGCGGACAACATCGAGAAGGGAAAGGCGCTGTTCCACGGAAAGGCCTTCTGCGTGACCTGTCACGGCAGGGACGGCACGGGACTCGGCGACATTCCGGGCCTGCGCGGGAAGCTGCCGAGGAATTTCACCGACAGGGTGTGGCAGAAGACGAGAACGGACGGCGAATTGTTCTGGATTCTCCGGAATGGAAGTCCGGGCACCGATATGGCACCATTCATTCCGCTCGTGCTGACGGAAGAGGAGGCTTGGCAGGTGCTGCTCTATGTCCGGTCCTTCGGGCGACCGTCCGACTGA
- a CDS encoding superoxide dismutase family protein, giving the protein MARSRAFSYLVQISVGIGLALTWVGCSHPHTGKLANELKAKASITGPGISGEARLEEEYEGRVRIRVSLQGTPESKLTPGRHAIHIHETGACDPFSAAKGHFDGNIDPQVNPDANVSPGLGNHPYHLGDLPNLFVDQDRKGSLYTLTSRVAISPGLTSLFDKDGSAFIVHELEDRYLPDPPTKDAPGGPRIACGIIVRE; this is encoded by the coding sequence ATGGCGAGATCGAGAGCCTTCTCGTACCTTGTGCAGATCTCGGTCGGTATCGGCCTGGCGTTGACGTGGGTTGGGTGCAGCCATCCCCACACCGGCAAGTTGGCGAACGAATTGAAGGCCAAGGCTTCCATCACCGGTCCCGGGATTTCGGGAGAAGCCAGACTGGAGGAGGAGTACGAGGGCCGGGTCCGAATCAGGGTGAGCCTCCAGGGGACGCCGGAGAGCAAGCTCACGCCAGGCCGCCATGCGATCCATATTCACGAGACCGGCGCCTGTGATCCATTCAGCGCCGCCAAAGGGCATTTCGACGGCAACATTGATCCCCAGGTGAATCCGGACGCCAACGTCAGTCCGGGACTCGGGAACCATCCCTATCACCTGGGCGATCTTCCGAACCTGTTCGTGGATCAGGACCGAAAGGGCTCCCTGTACACTCTCACGAGTCGGGTTGCGATCTCTCCCGGCCTCACGTCGCTCTTCGACAAGGACGGGAGTGCGTTCATCGTGCACGAACTTGAAGACCGGTACCTGCCGGACCCTCCCACCAAAGACGCGCCAGGCGGTCCGCGCATCGCGTGCGGCATCATTGTCAGAGAATAG
- a CDS encoding cytochrome b N-terminal domain-containing protein has translation MASRLYNWLDSRLKLKPIQKTLLDEPIPGGASWIYVFGSATLFLFLTQALTGMFLAVYYAPTPDHAYDSVQFIEQELWFGGFVRGLHHWGASAMVIAIGLHMLQVFLYGAYKPPREMMWIAGVVLFLITMGFAFTGYLLPWDQNAYWATQVGINMAGTVPLVGDLLVRVLRGGETLGALTLSRFFAVHVLFLPSLLIAGIMLHLFILRRVGPAGPWTDERATLSHETFYPRQVFMDAVVMLGVFAVLALLAAMVPFPLADKANPADTSFVPVPEWYFLFYYQLLKYVHGPLEPLATWVLPALFMLILFLWPFIDRNPVRNPTRRPMALGTGAAFLAVVFVLLGISLRDLYAVPHVDPEVARGKELYAQFGCSGCHRIHGEGAAVAPDLSFVGDERPDREWHLRHFRDPASVSPGSFMPKFPLTEAQLNDLTSYMLSLKRQS, from the coding sequence ATGGCTTCCCGACTCTACAACTGGCTCGACAGCCGGCTCAAACTGAAACCCATCCAAAAAACCCTGCTCGACGAGCCCATTCCCGGCGGCGCGAGTTGGATCTACGTCTTCGGCTCCGCGACGCTGTTTCTGTTCCTCACGCAGGCTCTGACGGGCATGTTCCTAGCCGTCTATTATGCCCCCACCCCGGACCATGCCTACGACAGCGTCCAGTTCATCGAGCAAGAGCTGTGGTTCGGCGGCTTCGTGCGAGGCCTGCACCATTGGGGCGCCTCAGCCATGGTCATTGCGATCGGCCTGCACATGCTGCAAGTGTTCCTGTACGGCGCCTACAAGCCGCCGCGCGAGATGATGTGGATCGCAGGCGTCGTGCTCTTTCTCATCACGATGGGCTTTGCCTTTACCGGCTATCTGCTCCCCTGGGACCAAAACGCCTACTGGGCCACGCAGGTGGGAATCAATATGGCGGGAACCGTGCCGCTCGTCGGGGATCTGCTGGTGCGGGTCCTGCGCGGCGGGGAAACGTTGGGCGCCCTGACCCTGTCGAGGTTTTTCGCCGTCCATGTCCTGTTTCTGCCTTCGCTGTTGATCGCCGGCATCATGTTGCATCTGTTCATTCTCCGCCGGGTGGGCCCGGCCGGGCCCTGGACGGACGAGCGCGCCACCCTCAGCCACGAGACCTTTTATCCCCGGCAGGTCTTCATGGACGCGGTGGTGATGCTGGGGGTTTTTGCCGTGCTGGCGCTCCTCGCGGCGATGGTGCCGTTCCCGCTGGCCGACAAGGCCAACCCCGCCGACACGAGCTTCGTCCCGGTGCCGGAGTGGTATTTCCTGTTCTATTACCAACTGTTGAAATACGTCCACGGTCCGCTGGAGCCGCTGGCCACCTGGGTCTTGCCGGCGCTGTTCATGCTGATTCTCTTTCTCTGGCCCTTCATCGACCGGAATCCGGTCCGCAACCCGACCAGGCGGCCGATGGCGCTCGGGACCGGGGCGGCCTTTCTGGCGGTCGTCTTCGTGCTGCTCGGCATCTCGCTGCGGGATCTCTACGCAGTCCCCCATGTCGATCCGGAGGTCGCGCGCGGGAAAGAACTCTACGCGCAGTTCGGGTGCAGCGGCTGCCATCGCATTCACGGGGAGGGCGCAGCGGTGGCGCCGGATCTGTCGTTTGTCGGAGACGAGCGGCCGGACCGGGAGTGGCACCTCCGGCATTTCCGCGATCCCGCCTCAGTGTCCCCCGGCTCGTTCATGCCGAAGTTTCCCCTGACCGAGGCCCAACTCAACGACCTGACCAGCTATATGTTGAGCCTCAAGCGACAATCGTAA
- a CDS encoding ubiquinol-cytochrome c reductase iron-sulfur subunit, whose product MNMESSDHQTSGFSTPIGTRRRFFQWATGAAASIIALGLGVPLIGFLIAPAFQRRAQSWVDVGGVDDLPIGKPAQLDYKQTVKEGWRTTAVHKGVWAVKRQDGQVTVFSPICTHLGCGFNWDGADRNFKCPCHGSVFAMDGAVLGGPAPRPLDELPSKVENGRLLVMYKEFKAGLPKKVEL is encoded by the coding sequence ATGAACATGGAATCGTCCGACCATCAGACGTCCGGATTCTCCACGCCGATCGGCACGAGACGCAGATTTTTCCAGTGGGCTACCGGCGCGGCCGCCTCCATCATTGCGCTCGGGTTGGGCGTGCCCTTGATCGGATTTCTGATTGCTCCGGCCTTTCAGCGGAGAGCCCAATCCTGGGTGGATGTCGGGGGAGTCGATGACCTGCCCATCGGCAAGCCGGCGCAGCTCGATTACAAGCAGACGGTGAAGGAAGGGTGGAGGACCACCGCGGTTCACAAGGGGGTCTGGGCGGTCAAACGTCAGGACGGGCAGGTCACGGTGTTTTCACCGATCTGTACCCATCTCGGATGCGGCTTCAACTGGGACGGCGCGGATCGGAACTTCAAGTGCCCCTGCCATGGCAGCGTCTTTGCGATGGATGGAGCGGTGCTGGGCGGTCCAGCCCCCCGCCCGCTGGACGAGTTACCGTCCAAGGTGGAAAACGGGCGCCTGCTGGTCATGTACAAAGAATTTAAAGCGGGACTGCCGAAAAAAGTGGAATTATAG
- a CDS encoding DUF1264 domain-containing protein, translated as MRAGKQGHVWVGVFAMLAWGGLAMPAMGAEASSPAAGYDIHVQAPHMMPDGTPGGPYHHYCKGISDQILQCLLFESTDPKAKLVGIEYFVAKDLSRKLPPIQWHRYFHDHKVEIATGRVQVLDMPEDKAKAVAEAASKTDGVIYHLWQHGQEFPDGTVTFPQSLGHKFPGHSE; from the coding sequence ATGAGAGCAGGCAAGCAGGGTCATGTATGGGTCGGAGTGTTCGCGATGCTGGCATGGGGAGGGCTGGCGATGCCGGCCATGGGCGCGGAAGCCTCATCGCCGGCCGCAGGTTACGATATTCACGTGCAGGCGCCCCATATGATGCCGGACGGCACGCCGGGCGGGCCTTACCACCACTATTGCAAGGGGATTTCCGACCAGATCCTCCAATGTCTCCTCTTCGAATCGACCGACCCCAAGGCCAAACTGGTCGGCATCGAATACTTTGTCGCCAAGGATCTGTCCCGCAAGCTTCCCCCCATCCAATGGCATCGCTACTTCCATGACCACAAAGTCGAGATCGCGACCGGCCGCGTCCAGGTGCTTGACATGCCCGAGGACAAGGCCAAGGCCGTGGCCGAGGCGGCTTCGAAGACCGACGGCGTCATCTATCACCTGTGGCAGCACGGGCAGGAATTTCCCGACGGAACCGTGACGTTCCCGCAGTCGCTGGGGCACAAGTTCCCCGGCCACTCGGAGTAG
- a CDS encoding YncE family protein, translating to MQSRRHDRPRLPGMPVSWLTAVLGVGILLWSAFGRPVAADAYEVWLTDQSDTGKESGGYLYIYDGAQLASNPVSAKPASTIDLSGEINRFCEESTKKPLRRPHMLFFNRDQDHAILSFLSGQVLFMDAKTRKPEACLLMGKNVHAAWPTPNQKMAIAANIAEKKFIRIWTDYPAHTFRFDPEKDVLNLAAFESGERPDNAPICPITEASSRFAFITLRGGGLLVVDVTATPMAVVTMLDNNQIHPAGCGGIQVGDTLYINSGGGWPIAPLSYDVYAVDLSSLPKSVSAKLVSQRDQKFADSHGMAAVGRYLWSADRAGNDIEIIDTLTNLSVGSVNLVTEANADPAPDLMDASPDGQYVFVGLRGPNPLTGNDKTVNNAKGTIPGVGVIHVDGGGKVGHYKGQAAISNMKDGKETADTHGIAVRK from the coding sequence ATGCAGTCCAGGCGACACGACAGACCCCGCTTGCCGGGCATGCCCGTTTCATGGCTCACCGCTGTGCTTGGAGTAGGCATCTTGCTGTGGTCCGCCTTCGGCCGGCCTGTTGCGGCGGACGCGTATGAAGTCTGGCTGACCGATCAGTCCGATACGGGCAAGGAAAGCGGCGGATACCTGTACATCTACGATGGCGCGCAGCTTGCGAGCAATCCCGTTTCGGCCAAGCCCGCCTCGACCATCGACCTCTCCGGAGAGATCAACAGATTCTGCGAGGAATCGACCAAGAAACCGCTTCGCCGCCCGCACATGCTGTTCTTCAACCGCGACCAGGACCATGCGATCCTGTCGTTCTTGAGCGGGCAGGTGCTCTTCATGGACGCGAAGACCCGCAAGCCGGAGGCCTGCCTGTTGATGGGGAAGAACGTGCATGCGGCCTGGCCCACTCCCAACCAGAAGATGGCGATCGCCGCGAACATTGCCGAGAAAAAGTTCATCCGGATCTGGACCGACTACCCCGCGCACACATTCAGGTTTGATCCCGAGAAGGATGTGCTGAACCTGGCGGCGTTCGAGAGCGGCGAGCGGCCGGACAACGCGCCGATCTGCCCGATCACCGAGGCCTCCAGCCGGTTTGCGTTCATCACGCTGCGCGGAGGCGGGCTGTTGGTCGTCGATGTGACCGCCACGCCGATGGCGGTCGTGACCATGTTGGACAACAACCAGATTCATCCGGCCGGATGCGGCGGCATTCAGGTCGGCGATACTCTCTACATCAACTCGGGCGGGGGATGGCCGATCGCTCCCCTGTCTTACGACGTCTATGCGGTGGACCTGTCGTCGCTGCCCAAATCCGTATCGGCCAAGCTCGTCTCGCAGCGGGACCAGAAATTTGCCGATTCGCACGGCATGGCGGCCGTGGGCCGGTACCTCTGGAGCGCCGACCGCGCCGGCAACGACATCGAAATCATTGACACGCTGACCAACCTGAGCGTTGGGTCGGTGAATCTCGTGACGGAGGCGAACGCAGATCCGGCTCCGGATCTGATGGACGCCTCGCCGGACGGGCAGTATGTGTTCGTCGGCCTGCGCGGTCCCAATCCGCTGACCGGAAACGACAAGACGGTCAACAATGCCAAGGGGACGATCCCGGGCGTCGGGGTGATCCATGTCGATGGCGGCGGCAAGGTCGGCCATTACAAGGGGCAGGCGGCGATCAGCAATATGAAGGACGGCAAGGAAACCGCCGATACGCACGGGATCGCCGTCCGGAAGTGA